CAGTATCTCGCTCGATCTTCGTAAAGGTGAAGTCCATGCTCTGTTGGGAGAAAACGGGGCTGGGAAGACGACGCTTATGAACATTCTCTTCGGCATATATAAGCCTGACATGGGAGAGATTCTCATGGACGGCCAGAGAATCTCCATATCTTCTCCTCACAACGCGCTGAAGTATGGAATTGGAATGGTTCAGCAGCATTTCACGGTCGTACCCTCGTTCACCGTGGCCGAGAATGTTGTGCTCGGTCTCAAAGAGATGGGCTTCTTCGTAAAGACCAAAACAGTTGAATCAAGTATAAAGAAACTCGGAGAAAGCTATGATCTCCCAGTTAATCCCAGGGCTCGAGTCTGGACTCTTTCTGTCGGGGAAAAGCAGCGAATCGAAATTCTGAAGCTGCTTTATACCGGCGCGAAAGTCATCATTCTTGACGAGCCAACGGCCGTCCTCACTCCTCATGAGACTGAAATCCTGTTCAAAGCAATAAGAAAGCTTGTGAGTGAAGGCTCTTCAGTAATCTTCATAAGTCACAAACTGGACGAGGTGCTCCAGATCAGCGACAGGGTTACGGTACTGAGAGGCGGCAGGTTTGTTGGAACTGAGGAGAGAAGTTCAATTGACAGAAGATCTCTCGTAAGAATGATGGTAGGCAGAGATGTACTTCTTGATTTCGACAAGCCCAAAACCGTACCCGGAAAGACAGTACTCGAGATTGAAAAGTTGACGGTCAAGAACGACAAGAATTTGGAAGCTGTGAGAGACCTGAGCTTAAGCATTCGATCCGGTGAAATACTGGGAATCGCGGGTGTTGCCGGAAATGGTCAGAGAGAGCTGGCTGAAGCAATATATGGCCTCAGGAAACCAATCCACGGAGTCGTTCGCTTGAACGACAAGAAGCTCGGAGCTACCAATGTCGCTCAGAGGATAGAAGAAGGTGTGGCATTCATACCCCAGGATAGAAGAGCCCTTGCAACTTGTCCTTCGTTGTCAATAACCGAAAATATGTTCATGAAGAACGCTTACTCAAATTATATTCCTCAGTCGCCCTTCAACGTTAATATTCGTGCAATGCAGAAGGCTACGGAAGAATTGATTGGCAGCTATTCAATATCCACCCCTTCGACGAAGACACCCTCAAGATTTCTTTCAGGCGGAAACCTGCAGAAACTAGTCCTTGCCAGGGAACTCTCCACTAAACCATGCCTTATCATAGCGGAGCACCCCACGAGAGGCTTGGACATAGGAGCCATGGAGTTTGTCTACAGGACTCTCCTTGCGCACAAAGAACGCGGAGCGGCCGTTCTACTACTGGCCGGCGAACTATACGAGATATTCAGGCTTTCAGACAGAGTTGCAGTGATTTATGAGGGAGAAATAATGGGATACACGCCTCCTGATCCGAAATTTACAGAGGAGATCGGTTTCATGATGGCCGGATCAAAGCAGGGGGAGATAGCATGAGAATAAAAATCGAGAAAAGACTGGCAGTTCCCAAATACTCCTCGATCCTTGTTCCCATTCTTTCGGTAGCGATCGCTCTAGTTCTTATGGGCATAATCTTGCTGGTATTTTTCTATGGACGGCAGGGCAATCTCTTCCTTGCGTTCCGCGAAACGTTTGAAGCATATAAAGAGATGCTCACTTGGCCATTCGCCAACAAGTATGGAATCTTCAGCACGCTGATGAGAATGGTACCGCTCGCCTTTGTTGGATTGGGTCTATCATTTGCTTATAGAATGAAGATATGGAACATCGGAGGTGAAGGCCAGCTCTATATGGGAGCATTGGCCGCTACCTGGGGAGCTCTTTACTTATTCAAAGATGTCACTTCACCGGTGCTTATGATTCTCCTCATTTCACTTCTCGGAGCAGCAGCGGGTGGCATTTGGGCCTTGATCCCCGCACTAATGAAGGCTTTTGCGAAGACAGACGAGATAGTGGTTACTCTCATGCTCAACTATGTCGCAATATTCTGGGTAGATTATCTTGTCTACGGACCGTGGAAAGACCCCAAGGGCTACGGCTTCCCCGGAACGGCACCGTTCCCGAATCAAGCAAGGTTGGCGACTCTTTTTAAAGGCGAGTTCCACGTAGGTTTCTTTGTAGCAGTTGCCCTTGCGATTGTCCTTTACTACGTCTACAAGCGAACAAGATGGGGAATGAATTCGAAAATCGTCGGAGACAATGCTCAGGCCGCCAGGTACTCGGGAATCAGCATAATAAAGTACACGATTATTGCGCTCGTTGTCAGCGGAGCAATAGCGGGGTTGGGAGGAGCCGTACAGATGATGGGAGTTCAGCACAGACTGCAACACGGCTTCTCCCCCGGATACGGCTACACTGCAATCATCGTAGCCTGGCTTGCGAAGTTGAACCCAATTGCAATTCTCCTTGTCGCATTTCTCTTCGGAGGCTTGCTCGTGGGAAATGATCAGCTTCAGATGTTCTACAAGCTGCCCATGGCTCTGATATCGGTATTTCAGGGGCTGGTTCTTTTCAGCCTTCTCGGAGGAGAGGCAATTGCCAGATATAGATTGAGGGTATCGAGAGAGGAGGCTGTCACGAATGAATAACATCGAGTCTTTCATTCTCTCGACACTCAGCGCTACAGTTAGGGCGGGAACTCCTCTGCTTTTTGCGGTCCTCGGCACGATATTCACGGAGAGGTCGGGCGTCATGAATCTCGGGCTCGAAGGATTTATGCTAATTGGGGCAATCGGAGGCTTTGTCGCTTCTTACCAGACGTCGAGCCTTCTCGCGGCAATTCTTGTTGCGATGCTCGCAGGGGCTATTCTTGGTCTGGTCCACGCCTTCTTCACAGTGACTCTCAGAGTGAATCAAATCGTCAGCGGACTTGCTATCACAATGCTCGGCACAGGCCTCAGCGGCCTCTGGGGAAAGGATTACATTGGTGTAATCGCCAAGCGTTTTGAACCGATAAAGATTCCCGTTCTCTCCGAGATTCCATATATTGGTCAGATCCTGTTCAGTCATGATCTGCTGGTCTACATAAGCTTCATTCTGGTTCCTCTCATGTGGCTGTTCATATACAAGACTCGTCCGGGGCTTACGCTTCGAGCAGTGGGCGAATCTCCCGATGCCGCAGACGCGAAAGGTATAAACGTCTTTGCGGTGAGATACTTCTACACGATACTGGGAGGTTCCATTACGGCTATCGGGGGAGCTTACCTTTCGCTCGCTTACAACTCCATGTGGATCGAGAACATGACAGCAGGAAGAGGATGGATTGCCATTGCTCTCGTGCTATTCGCCACCTGGGATCCCGCAAAGGCGTTGATCGGTGCATATCTCTTCGGAGGAATCACCGCTCTTGGCTTGAGATTGCAGGCAGTCGGTGCTCATGTTTCACCCGACTTTCTAAAGATGCTTCCATATCTTCTCACGATCGCCGTTCTGTTCTTCACCTCTACAGACACACTGAAGAGAAAGGTGGGGGCTCCTGCGTCGTTGGGAGTACCGTATTCAAGAGAAGAGAGAACCTAAAGAAACAAAACGTTCGTCTTTATTCTTGATCCGTAACATTCATTTGTGGTATAAACTTTCTATCAAGATATTCGGAGGTTAATGCGATGACTCGAGCGGCATATGTAAGCTACGTATACGCTTATTGGTTTAGGAGGAACGTCCTTTCTTCGGACTCCTCCGGTGTGTGCTTGAGTTAAAATACACTAGAGAGAATAAAAAGAGAGGACGTGAGAAACGTCCTCTCTTTTTTTATATCAGGAGGGATGTAGAATGAAGCGGGTTCTTGTATGTTTGGTATTATGTGTTGGAGTTCTTGGTTTGTCCATGCAGACGGTCGGAATTACGGCAATAGTTGAACACCCGGCACTCGATGCGGTAAGGGATGGGGTTATTGACGTACTCGAAGAGAACGGCTTTAAGCACGGAGAGAACATAGTAATCGACTTTCAGAACGCTCAGGGCTCAGTTTCGACAGCGGTTACTATCGCTAAACAGTTCGTTTCGACAAACGTGGCAGTAATGGTGGGTATCGCCACCCCATCTGCACAGGCGCTGGTAAATGCTTCGAAGACCATTCCCATAGTCTTCAGTGCCGTTACTGATCCGGTCAGTGCCAGTCTTGTTCCCGCCTTTGGAAAGAATCCTGGAAATGTGGTCGGAATAAGCGACATGACACCTGTGAAGACTCAGCTGCAGCTTCTGACACTGACTCTACCCGACGTTGAAACTGTTGGAATCATTTACAACTCGGGAGAGGCAAATTCGGTCACGATAAGAGAATTTGCTAAAGAGGCCTGTGACGCTCTTGGATTGAAGCTTATTGACATCACAGGCTCCACGACGGTTGAAATGGTCGCCTCGCTCAATGCGCAGATCAAAGATGTCGATGCAATCTACATAGGCACTGACAACACTGCGGCCTCAAGCATAGAATCGATCTCTAAGGTTGCTTTGAGAGAGAAAATCGCAATTGTCGCGGCCGATATTGACATCGCAAGATCCGGCGGCCTGATCGGCTTCGGATTCAACTACTATCAGGTCGGCAGAGCCACAGGAGAGCTTGTCGTCGAGATTCTTAAGGGTACTCCTCCATCAGAACTGGAGACAAAGATACTTGGACAGGATTCCCTGATTCTTTTCGTCAACACAGACATCGCCGATGAAATCGGTGTTGAGATTCCACAATCAGTTCTGGATCTTGCCAATCTCATAGTAACTGATGGTGTAGAGACCGAAAGGTAGTAAGATGGCGATTCTGGAACAGGGATTGATAATCGGCCTTATGGCCCTGGGAGTGTACATATCTTTCAGAATAGTTGATCTTCCCGATCTCACAACAGATGGATCCTTTGCGCTGGGTGCCGCGGTTGCCGTAAGAGCAGTAGTCTCAGGTCTACCTGCCTGGTTGGCGATAGCGTTGGCGGCAGGCACCGGGGCCCTTGCTGGGAGCATCACAGGAACCATCCACAGAAAACTCAAGATCAACGTTCTTCTAGCCGGAATATTAGTCATGACAATGCTTTACTCGGTAAATCTCAGGGTAATGGGTGGCCCAAATCTCCCTGTTCCTAGAGTCGTTCCAGAGAGAGCAACCCAGAGTTTCGAAGAGATGAGCGGAAGCACAGGTTTGGAAAGTCTGTTTGAAGAGATCGATATAGATACAGAGAAGAGAGAATCGAGAACGACCGTTGTCGCCAAGAACATCTTCAACAACGATCTCGACGGTTCGGATTTGATGCTAATAATTCTTGTGATTTCTGCTGTGATCGTAGTTTTGTCTGTTGCTTTAAAGTCGGATCCGGGAATGACACTGAGAGCTTTTGGCAGTAATCCCTCAGGGGTGGTTTCCTTTGGAATCTCGCAGAATGTTCTAGCCATTGCGGGGCTTACCATTGCCAACTGTGTAATAGGTTTGAGCGGAGGTCTTTTCGCTCTCTACAGCGGGTTCTCTGATGCCACAATCGGTCAGGGAATGGTTGTTACTGGACTGGCATCGGTAATAATGGGCGAGATACTTCTTGGGAGAGTCAAGTTGTTCTACGGACTTCTTTCTCCGATCGTCGGAGGTGTTATTTATCAGGCACTACTATCTCTGGCAATGAGGTACGGTTACAGAATAGGCTTTCTTGCAAGCGACATGAAACTACTCACAGCAGTCTTTATTATCACTGTGATTGGATTACGTCAGCTCTCCTCGAGCGGGGGAAAACGAAAGATGAAACAGGAGGTGAAGAGGTTATGGTCGAATTCAAAGATCTGACGGTCGTATACAATCAGGGGATGGAAAACGAAAGAGTTGCCTTGAAGAACGTGAGTCTGACAATCCCCGAAGGACAATTTGTCACCATAGTCGGACCCAACGGAGCAGGCAAGTCTACACTTCTGAAAGTGATTCTTGGAGAGGTTCAGCCCACATCGGGTCTATATATAATCGACGATAGGACCATGAATTGCATGAAGCCTCACAGGCTTGCGGAGTTTATCGGAAGAGTTAATCAGGACCCGAATACGGGAATATTTCCGGCTCTTACGATAGCCGAGAATTTGATAATTGCATCGAAGAAAGGCAACAGGCCCTTCAGGTTCAGTTCTGTCAAAGAAGAGGCAATATCTCTTCTTAGGGATCTCGGGCTTGGACTGGAAGACAGGATGAAAACCAAGGCGGGAGAGCTCTCGGGAGGGCAAAAACAGTCTCTTGCAATGGTAATGGCCATTTTGTCGAAGCCCAGACTGCTGCTTCTTGACGAGCACACGGCTGCGCTTGATCCAGATAGCGCCTCAAGAGTAATGGAACTGACAGCCAGAATCAACAGAGAGTACGACATAACTATAATCATGATAACTCACAACATGGAAATTGCCAATTCTTACGGAGAAAGGTTGATGAGATTGATCGAGGGTGAAGTTGCAAACGACGGAATAAGAGAGATACTGTCCAGAGCGACTTCAGTTATGTGTTGAGCGGCTCTCGACTCCACCTGTGAAGAGACTCTTCAAGGTGAGCCAGTACGGACCTTTCACATAACCGCTCAAATAATTGATCAACAGTTTACCGGCCGTTCTTTCCTTAAGAAGTTCCAGTTTCTCATCAAGATTCGAGTTGAACCTCTTTCTGAAGGCGTCTGCGATCTGCAGATGCCTCGCAATGGGGAAGAGCCTTTCCAGGTATCTTTCGTTTGCGGTTTTTCCCTTGTAACCATCTTCAACAATAGATAGGGCCGCCTGCCTTCCTGAATCAAGTGCAAAGTCAATCCCGGCACCTATCCAGTTATCGATGAGACCTGCGCTGTCCCCAGCAAAGAGAAGACCGGTCTCAAAATTGTTGAGTTTGAGGACCAAGTCACTATTGAAAAGCGGAACAGGGGTACCGTTAAGTGCTAGCTCTTCATCAAAGGACTTCCTTAACAATGTGCTAATCTCTTCGAAAGAGGGGATATGACTGCAGTCCGGGTATTTTCCTCCCCCGACTGAATCGTAAGATTCACCCGGAAAACTCCAGAGATATCCGTCCTGAATAAATATCACCGAAGCACTCACAGTCGGAGAGCTGTAACCGTGGGACGCGATCGCATAACATGGCGGCTCCAGCCCTGCGAGCTTAGCTCCGAATACTCCTGCAGAAACTATCACATAGTCTGCGGTGAGCTCACTATCTTCAGTTCGTACCACGAACCCATCTCCGCTTCTGTTCACCCTTCTAACCCTTGAGCTGACAAACTCTCCCCCTCTGTCAGTGACTGATTCCAACAGCTTATTATCGAGTTCTTTCCTGTTGACTGTCGTGAACATCGGCTTTTTTGAAACTAGAGTCACCAGATGCTTAACTGCTCCATCTGAAATCTTGCTAAGAGCAAGCTCGAAACTTTCAAAACCATCTATTTCTGATTCAGGAAATATCTGTGAGATCGTCTCTCGAGCTCTGGGAGTAAGCCCTCCACCGCAACCTTTCACCCTGGGAAAGCTGTGTGAGTCCAAAAGGGTGAAATCGACACCCTCTCTGAGAAGAGTTCTTGAAGCTGCCAGGCCTGCAGGTCCCGCACCAACTATTATGACCTTCTTATGCACTTCTTCTCACCACCCTAAGCCTCATTATCAGGAGCGCTACAACTATCTCGAGGAAGATTAGAAACATTATGAAGATAACTCCGGCCATCATACCAAACTGATGACCGAGAAAGCCAACAAAGAAATTTGCTGTCGCGCCGCCAATCGATGCGGCAACCGTAAACATTCCAATCGCAAAACCTATTCCATTCTTCATGGAAGATATCAAAATAGCCTGAAGTGTGGGGAAGGTTCCTGAAAAGCCAAACCCCGCAAAAACTACTGCCGCGCCTATCGCTATGGCAGATTGAAGAAGCAACGCCGCACCAAATGATACAAAAGCAATTATCACCATCAGGAGAAGTGAAAGTTCGTATCCAAGTCTATCTACGAAAAATCCGGCGAGTAATCGCCCGATGAATATTCCTGCCCATAGAAGAGCGGGAAAGATGCTAGCATATCTCATATCTATTCCCTTGGTCTCAAAAACGAAGCTTGACAGCCATGAAGTGAATCCGATTTCGTAACCCACATAAAGAAGGACTCCTGCCATGATGAGCCAGAAGATCTTCTGAGAAAAGACCTCGTTCTTGAAATGTGCCGCCTTTTCACTCGTTCCGGCAAAGGGGATTCTGAAGAGAAACGGGACAAAGGCAACCAGAAGCACCGCTCCAAAAAGCCCTACCAGAAATGGCTTCCACCATGAGTTATAATCCACAAGAAAGGCAGCGACGAGAAATGGAGCGATAATTGAACCAACCGCAAATAATGAATGCATAAGGTTGAGCGCTCCTCCGGGCTTCCTGTAATTCATTCCGGAGACTCCGATGCCAATCGAAGTCTCCATGGCTCCCGTTCCAAAGCTAACGGCCATGCTTCCGATCAGAAGAAGCCCGAACGACCGTCCGATCGAAAGAACGGTCAGTCCTCCAGTGAACGAAAAGATACCCACAGCAAGAAGCTTGAAAGGTCCCAAACGATTTGTAAGGGCACTAACAACGAGAGCCGACGACATGAAGGCGAGTGTTGGAAGTGAAAGCAAAATGCCCGCAATCTGATGATCGATTCCGAAGCTTCTCTCGATTGCCGGGAGCGCGCTGCCAAGTATTATTGACGTAAATCCAAAGAGAAAAAAACCGTACGACGAAATTATGCTGAAAGCTTTCTTGGTTTCCATGAGAGAATTCTAACACGGCCGGCCGATACTTTGAAATGAAGTAATTCCAAAGAAAACGCGGCCCTGAGGCCGCGTTCACAAAAGATCTCTCATTCACATGAAGAATGGTGTCACCGGGAAGAGAGAACCAAAGACCAGAGAAACAACAGACATGAGCTTTATTAGAATATCCATTGAGGGCCCGACCGTATCCTTGAGCGGATCTCCCACGGTGTCGCCTACAACGGCCGCTTCATGGGTTGGGGTTCCTTTGCCTCCGTACTCGCCGGTTTCGATAAACTTCTTGGCATTGTCCCATGCCCCACCTGAATTGGCACTGAAGATGGCTATCATTATCGCGCTTGCAAGTCCGCCCACCAACAAGCCGGCAACTGCCGAACGGCCGAAGAGGAACCCGATTATGAACGGCGATGCAATCGCGACCACACCGGGAGTTAGCATTCTACTAACGGCTCCCTTTGTAGTTATCTCTATACATCTCTTGTAGTCAGGCACAGCTTCGCCAGTTCTGATTCCCGGAATTTCTTTGAACTGTCTGCGAATCTCCACTATCATGAGGTTGGCCGTATCGGCTACCCCTTTGATCAACAATGAAGTGAAGAAGAAGGGAAGCATTCCGCCAATCAGAATCCCGATTAGTGTGTACGGTTCTACTAGGTTGATTATGGGATTGTTCACAATCTCATTTGCAGTCCCTGCTGAGCCCCATATGTAAGAGACTATCAACGCCAGAGCGGCAAAGGCGGCAGAACCTATGGCGAAACCCTTGCCTATTGCAGCAGTCGTATTTCCGACAGAATCCAATCTGTCCGTCAACTTTCTGACCTTCGGATCGAGATTGGCCATCTGAGCAATTCCG
This is a stretch of genomic DNA from Mesotoga infera. It encodes these proteins:
- a CDS encoding ABC transporter ATP-binding protein, encoding SISLDLRKGEVHALLGENGAGKTTLMNILFGIYKPDMGEILMDGQRISISSPHNALKYGIGMVQQHFTVVPSFTVAENVVLGLKEMGFFVKTKTVESSIKKLGESYDLPVNPRARVWTLSVGEKQRIEILKLLYTGAKVIILDEPTAVLTPHETEILFKAIRKLVSEGSSVIFISHKLDEVLQISDRVTVLRGGRFVGTEERSSIDRRSLVRMMVGRDVLLDFDKPKTVPGKTVLEIEKLTVKNDKNLEAVRDLSLSIRSGEILGIAGVAGNGQRELAEAIYGLRKPIHGVVRLNDKKLGATNVAQRIEEGVAFIPQDRRALATCPSLSITENMFMKNAYSNYIPQSPFNVNIRAMQKATEELIGSYSISTPSTKTPSRFLSGGNLQKLVLARELSTKPCLIIAEHPTRGLDIGAMEFVYRTLLAHKERGAAVLLLAGELYEIFRLSDRVAVIYEGEIMGYTPPDPKFTEEIGFMMAGSKQGEIA
- a CDS encoding ABC transporter permease, which produces MRIKIEKRLAVPKYSSILVPILSVAIALVLMGIILLVFFYGRQGNLFLAFRETFEAYKEMLTWPFANKYGIFSTLMRMVPLAFVGLGLSFAYRMKIWNIGGEGQLYMGALAATWGALYLFKDVTSPVLMILLISLLGAAAGGIWALIPALMKAFAKTDEIVVTLMLNYVAIFWVDYLVYGPWKDPKGYGFPGTAPFPNQARLATLFKGEFHVGFFVAVALAIVLYYVYKRTRWGMNSKIVGDNAQAARYSGISIIKYTIIALVVSGAIAGLGGAVQMMGVQHRLQHGFSPGYGYTAIIVAWLAKLNPIAILLVAFLFGGLLVGNDQLQMFYKLPMALISVFQGLVLFSLLGGEAIARYRLRVSREEAVTNE
- a CDS encoding ABC transporter permease, whose product is MNNIESFILSTLSATVRAGTPLLFAVLGTIFTERSGVMNLGLEGFMLIGAIGGFVASYQTSSLLAAILVAMLAGAILGLVHAFFTVTLRVNQIVSGLAITMLGTGLSGLWGKDYIGVIAKRFEPIKIPVLSEIPYIGQILFSHDLLVYISFILVPLMWLFIYKTRPGLTLRAVGESPDAADAKGINVFAVRYFYTILGGSITAIGGAYLSLAYNSMWIENMTAGRGWIAIALVLFATWDPAKALIGAYLFGGITALGLRLQAVGAHVSPDFLKMLPYLLTIAVLFFTSTDTLKRKVGAPASLGVPYSREERT
- a CDS encoding ABC transporter substrate-binding protein → MKRVLVCLVLCVGVLGLSMQTVGITAIVEHPALDAVRDGVIDVLEENGFKHGENIVIDFQNAQGSVSTAVTIAKQFVSTNVAVMVGIATPSAQALVNASKTIPIVFSAVTDPVSASLVPAFGKNPGNVVGISDMTPVKTQLQLLTLTLPDVETVGIIYNSGEANSVTIREFAKEACDALGLKLIDITGSTTVEMVASLNAQIKDVDAIYIGTDNTAASSIESISKVALREKIAIVAADIDIARSGGLIGFGFNYYQVGRATGELVVEILKGTPPSELETKILGQDSLILFVNTDIADEIGVEIPQSVLDLANLIVTDGVETER
- a CDS encoding Inner-membrane translocator, coding for MAILEQGLIIGLMALGVYISFRIVDLPDLTTDGSFALGAAVAVRAVVSGLPAWLAIALAAGTGALAGSITGTIHRKLKINVLLAGILVMTMLYSVNLRVMGGPNLPVPRVVPERATQSFEEMSGSTGLESLFEEIDIDTEKRESRTTVVAKNIFNNDLDGSDLMLIILVISAVIVVLSVALKSDPGMTLRAFGSNPSGVVSFGISQNVLAIAGLTIANCVIGLSGGLFALYSGFSDATIGQGMVVTGLASVIMGEILLGRVKLFYGLLSPIVGGVIYQALLSLAMRYGYRIGFLASDMKLLTAVFIITVIGLRQLSSSGGKRKMKQEVKRLWSNSKI
- a CDS encoding ATP-binding cassette domain-containing protein, which translates into the protein MVEFKDLTVVYNQGMENERVALKNVSLTIPEGQFVTIVGPNGAGKSTLLKVILGEVQPTSGLYIIDDRTMNCMKPHRLAEFIGRVNQDPNTGIFPALTIAENLIIASKKGNRPFRFSSVKEEAISLLRDLGLGLEDRMKTKAGELSGGQKQSLAMVMAILSKPRLLLLDEHTAALDPDSASRVMELTARINREYDITIIMITHNMEIANSYGERLMRLIEGEVANDGIREILSRATSVMC
- a CDS encoding NAD(P)/FAD-dependent oxidoreductase: MHKKVIIVGAGPAGLAASRTLLREGVDFTLLDSHSFPRVKGCGGGLTPRARETISQIFPESEIDGFESFELALSKISDGAVKHLVTLVSKKPMFTTVNRKELDNKLLESVTDRGGEFVSSRVRRVNRSGDGFVVRTEDSELTADYVIVSAGVFGAKLAGLEPPCYAIASHGYSSPTVSASVIFIQDGYLWSFPGESYDSVGGGKYPDCSHIPSFEEISTLLRKSFDEELALNGTPVPLFNSDLVLKLNNFETGLLFAGDSAGLIDNWIGAGIDFALDSGRQAALSIVEDGYKGKTANERYLERLFPIARHLQIADAFRKRFNSNLDEKLELLKERTAGKLLINYLSGYVKGPYWLTLKSLFTGGVESRSTHN
- a CDS encoding MFS transporter; its protein translation is METKKAFSIISSYGFFLFGFTSIILGSALPAIERSFGIDHQIAGILLSLPTLAFMSSALVVSALTNRLGPFKLLAVGIFSFTGGLTVLSIGRSFGLLLIGSMAVSFGTGAMETSIGIGVSGMNYRKPGGALNLMHSLFAVGSIIAPFLVAAFLVDYNSWWKPFLVGLFGAVLLVAFVPFLFRIPFAGTSEKAAHFKNEVFSQKIFWLIMAGVLLYVGYEIGFTSWLSSFVFETKGIDMRYASIFPALLWAGIFIGRLLAGFFVDRLGYELSLLLMVIIAFVSFGAALLLQSAIAIGAAVVFAGFGFSGTFPTLQAILISSMKNGIGFAIGMFTVAASIGGATANFFVGFLGHQFGMMAGVIFIMFLIFLEIVVALLIMRLRVVRRSA